The Miscanthus floridulus cultivar M001 chromosome 6, ASM1932011v1, whole genome shotgun sequence genomic interval CCTGTACTTTACTGCTTGGCAGATATTCATGTGAGAAAGTATATTTTGATATTTACAAATCTGTTATGCTATAGATAGATTGGATAATTCTTACTATATAATATCATAATAGTTAacctttttagaaaaaaaaatgaattttattCCAGTCTCTGCAAGAGTTTTGCACACAACCAattcttgttgcagttccagcctCTTGCTGTTTTTTTAGCTCCCAAAAAGCGAAACCAAACAAAGGGATAATTGATTAAACACTAAGGCTACAAGTTTGAAATACGAATTCCCTGCATACATTTTAAAATGGCAACCTCTGCTATGTGGGATTCGTGCAGGGGTATCTATTTAGTACATGCCATTGTTTAATTGAGTCAAAGAAACAAAAATATTGTAGAGCATATATTTATCTAATGATAAGTTGAGTTGAGTTACTCTCTTTATATATGTTTGACATATGAATTCTGTACACCTATTGCTTGAACATTCACCACAACCAAATCTAAATTTCGATGCTTGATTTCTCTGCAGCATGATGTGGACGCTGGTACCTTGAAGAAGGTTGTTCTGTCCGATGGTGCAGTCGTAACAGTGAAGGGTTCCAGAGCTGTGAGCCTCCGGTTGCCACTTGAACTACCACTTCCTCTCAACCGTACCACTTACAAGGGTCGCCTCTCGAGCCTACTATCCATTGCACAAGCCCTGCGTGGTGCAGCCCGGTCTAATCAGAAACCCCTGCTCTCACTTCGCATTGAGGGCCCAACCTCCTTGTCCTCGACTCCTTCCATGTCTCCCaaggacaagctcaagctcaaacgGTTGGCCCCAGGCCAAGTGGAGCTCTCCTCACGGGCGGGGGCAATCCCTGCTATCGCTGACGATGAGGATGAACCACATAACTCTGGATTGTGGCCTCTTTTGTCTCTGAATGGATCAGATGGCAGTCTGCAGGGATTTGAGGAGCTCTTGGCCTCGGTACTTGGAAAGAAAGCAGGCGAGAAAGGTACCTTCAAGCTACTGAAGGCACGGGCCTCTGCTCAAACCTATGTCAAGATGGCATTCGCGGTGGAGAAGAAGCTTGCTGAAGGGGAGGTGAACTGGTCAAATATTCCGGAATGGAAGACGAAGCCCAAGAGGCTGAGAGCACACTATGAAGTCCTTGCTCGAGTGGAGGAGGGTCAAGCGATCCCTGAGAGGATCGCGCAGGTGCAGCCTTTCCAGGCCGACGAGGCCATGTCGGAGAGTGTGCTCACCGGCAATGTCACGAGGTCGAAGATGGAAATCGTCCATCCACCGCCGGTTTATTTCACTTTCTGAGGGAAGAGCTGGAGCCTGGAGGCTGTTTTGATGTTTTCTCTTCAGAGCTACTACACGTTGGGTGGTGGTTAGTTTACGGTGCCTCGTAGGTAACAAAGTCATACAAGCGGCAAGAGTTTGTTGCCTATATACTGACTGCTTTGACATGAATATTGGTGTTTTATGTGTACTGAAAGACTGGCAAGCCTTGTATATTATCCACTGGAATAATGAGCAATACAGAAAAAAAAGTTTTCATTACATTTTTGGATGGGAAAGAGCCGAGTTCTTAGTACTGAAAAACTGGCTAGCCTTGTCCTTGTATATCATCTGGAACTTGTTGGTTGAATTGTTCTGACAGTGATGCATTGTCGTTAAGATTTTCTTAAATCATACCGAGTTGTCTCGTGCGGTTGTGATTTGCCTAGAATCACTGGGGGTCTGTTTTTATCTTCTCTAAACTTTAGAACTCTAAAATTTTAGAGCACTTTAGCTCAGTTTTGAGGTCTACgaagtttttttttcctctcatctGGGTATAGCTGTAGCATCTGTTCGTACACACGCACGTCCATTCAACACGCACGCTACATACATCACCCGTGTACAAACAAACCTATAACTACACTCAGATCTAACCGCATCCTTCTTGAGATCATCGAAATCCACTGATTTCGTAGGCGACGGGCACATCACGATCCCATTGTGGCATCACGCGTGAGAGGCAGACGCTTGAAAATTATTTTGCTTGCACGAAGCAAGTGGTGCAGAACCGGGGTTCGAACCCCGGCCGGCCAGCTCCCACCACCGGAGCTTTGCCACTGCGCTACACGCCCGCACGCCCGCGAGGTCTACGAAGTAATGTGTTAATGTGAAGTGGGCTAAGATTTAGAGCTAACTTTAGACCACTGGAGCTTTAGCTCTAAAGCTTTACAGTTTTTCACTGGGGCTTTAGCTCTAAAGCTTTACAGTTTTTTTTTAACTCTCTGTAAATGAACCAATGCCTATAAAATTCAAAGACATTTTTTCTTGACCACTGATACGTGGGTTTCACACATAAAACAATGTACTTTTCTCAATCTGCTAGAGCTCATACCCAATATACTTTGCAACTCAATTTTCTCATTCCCCTTTACAAGATTTTAAGAGAAAGGGGATGTGGTGGAGACGCTCCTAGAAAGTTTATTAGGaacccaaaaataaaatttgaGAGTTGATAACATAGATGGCATGCCCTTAAGAGTTGATAACATAGAAGGTATGCCCTTAAGAGTTGATGGACTTctggtacatttttatttataCTATCACAAACAATTGATTAATATGAAGATTGAATTCAATCAAGGAGGAGCATTAAAACTAATAAGATTatgggggtgtttgggactgatCCGCTCCATGTTTTTCAGCTCTGCATTCTGTTCGAGGAAAAATAGAGTTCtgagagcacctaaagaggtGCTCCATAAACTCTAGTTTttttgtggagctgctccacggtgAAATTTGTAGAGCAGAGTTTGTGAAGCAGTTCCAAACACTCG includes:
- the LOC136459094 gene encoding protein TUNICAMYCIN INDUCED 1-like, which translates into the protein MPARARWRLLALPLALFLVAGSAHGLVKPEAAATPKPPVPKAISDLRDAIVKGLGFQAEGLKVSGFDVRDALVGHAVAYEFNIEVGRKVLPVRLLEDVSRWDFVDLPIFRSQADADDTALAEIRRGGRGSVVEPTLPPFQLAGPMELWIQDGDDVRLALPHDVDAGTLKKVVLSDGAVVTVKGSRAVSLRLPLELPLPLNRTTYKGRLSSLLSIAQALRGAARSNQKPLLSLRIEGPTSLSSTPSMSPKDKLKLKRLAPGQVELSSRAGAIPAIADDEDEPHNSGLWPLLSLNGSDGSLQGFEELLASVLGKKAGEKGTFKLLKARASAQTYVKMAFAVEKKLAEGEVNWSNIPEWKTKPKRLRAHYEVLARVEEGQAIPERIAQVQPFQADEAMSESVLTGNVTRSKMEIVHPPPVYFTF